A stretch of the Thermus hydrothermalis genome encodes the following:
- a CDS encoding alpha/beta fold hydrolase, producing the protein MRGLVFLHAFPYNPQMWEGEVAHFRGRLPVLAPHYLGLSLPQAAEKVLKEMDEAGLEEAVFVGLSMGGYLIFELWRKAPERFLGLVLADTRSGPDTEEAKKNRYALRERVLKEGVGFLPEALLPSHLGRTTQAERPEVVAKARELILQAAPEAVAESLRALAERPDATPLLPGMRRPALVLVGEEDTLTPPEEAKRLAKALPDARALILPEAGHLANLENPKAFRTALLGFLAEIF; encoded by the coding sequence CCTCCATGCCTTCCCCTACAACCCCCAGATGTGGGAAGGGGAGGTGGCCCACTTCCGGGGACGGCTTCCCGTCCTCGCCCCCCATTACCTGGGCCTAAGCCTCCCCCAGGCAGCGGAGAAGGTCCTTAAGGAGATGGACGAGGCGGGGCTAGAGGAGGCGGTCTTCGTGGGGCTTTCCATGGGGGGCTACCTCATCTTTGAGCTTTGGCGGAAGGCCCCCGAGCGCTTTCTAGGCTTGGTCCTGGCGGACACCCGCTCCGGGCCCGACACCGAGGAGGCCAAAAAGAACCGCTACGCCTTGAGGGAAAGGGTCCTCAAAGAGGGGGTGGGCTTTTTGCCCGAGGCCCTCCTCCCAAGCCACCTGGGCCGCACCACCCAGGCGGAGCGGCCCGAGGTGGTGGCCAAGGCCAGGGAGCTCATCCTCCAGGCCGCCCCTGAGGCGGTGGCGGAAAGCCTAAGGGCCTTGGCCGAGCGCCCCGACGCCACGCCCCTCCTCCCCGGGATGCGCCGCCCCGCCTTGGTCCTGGTGGGGGAGGAGGATACGCTCACCCCCCCGGAGGAGGCCAAGCGCCTGGCCAAGGCCCTCCCCGATGCCCGGGCCCTCATCCTGCCCGAGGCGGGGCATCTGGCCAACCTGGAAAACCCCAAGGCCTTCCGCACCGCCCTCTTGGGCTTCTTGGCGGAAATCTTCTAG
- a CDS encoding NAD(P)H-dependent glycerol-3-phosphate dehydrogenase has protein sequence MKVAILGAGAWGTALGVLLASKGIPTALLARRKEHAEALRAGRENKDHLPGVALPAYLHPTHDPEEALSGAEFAVVALPSKALDTLKDLPRAPWYLSATKGLFFREGALLTPSQVVAALTGRPVAALSGPNHAEEVARFLPTASVVAGPEALARRAQEVFHSPTFRIYTSSDLRGVELGGGLKNVLALAAGMVDGLRLGDNAKAALLTRGLREMVRFGTAQGGEEATFYGLAGLGDLLATAYSLHSRNRGAGERLVRGEALERLEDRGVVEGLYAVQALMAWRREAGVELPIAEAVYRVAYEGLDPLKALSELMSREPKAEG, from the coding sequence ATGAAGGTGGCCATCCTGGGCGCTGGGGCCTGGGGCACGGCTTTGGGGGTTCTCCTGGCCAGCAAGGGCATCCCCACGGCCCTCCTCGCCCGCAGAAAGGAGCATGCCGAGGCCCTTCGGGCAGGGAGGGAGAACAAGGACCACCTCCCCGGGGTGGCCCTTCCCGCCTACCTCCACCCCACCCACGACCCGGAGGAGGCCCTCTCGGGGGCGGAGTTCGCCGTGGTGGCCCTTCCCTCCAAGGCCCTGGACACCCTAAAGGACCTGCCCCGGGCCCCCTGGTACCTCTCCGCCACCAAGGGGCTTTTCTTCCGGGAAGGGGCGCTCCTCACCCCAAGCCAGGTGGTGGCCGCCCTCACGGGCCGGCCCGTGGCCGCCCTCTCCGGGCCCAACCACGCGGAGGAGGTGGCCCGCTTCCTGCCCACGGCCAGCGTGGTGGCGGGGCCCGAGGCCCTGGCCCGGCGGGCGCAGGAGGTCTTCCATAGCCCCACCTTCCGCATCTACACGAGCTCCGACCTCCGGGGGGTGGAGCTTGGCGGCGGGCTCAAGAACGTGCTCGCCCTGGCGGCGGGGATGGTGGACGGGTTAAGGCTTGGGGACAACGCCAAGGCGGCCCTCCTCACCCGGGGCCTCAGGGAGATGGTGCGCTTCGGCACCGCCCAGGGGGGGGAGGAGGCCACCTTTTACGGGCTTGCGGGCCTGGGGGACCTCCTCGCCACCGCCTATAGCCTCCACTCCCGCAACCGGGGGGCAGGGGAGAGGCTGGTGCGGGGGGAGGCCCTGGAGCGCCTCGAGGACCGGGGGGTGGTGGAGGGGCTCTATGCGGTGCAGGCCCTCATGGCCTGGCGCCGGGAGGCGGGGGTGGAGCTCCCCATCGCCGAGGCGGTCTACCGGGTGGCCTACGAGGGGCTAGACCCCCTGAAGGCCCTTTCCGAGCTCATGTCCCGGGAGCCCAAGGCGGAAGGCTAG
- the hslV gene encoding ATP-dependent protease subunit HslV, producing MAEGYLGGVEIHGTTILAVRKDGITALAGDGQVTFGQTVLKRAAVKVRRLEVGEGVLVGFAGGVADALALLERFEEKLREAKGSLLKGAVETAKLWRTDRVLRHLQAMIVAADRETMVLLSGSGEVITPEEPLLAVGSGGPYALAAAKALYRHSGLSAREIAEEALKIAAEVDLYTSGQVTVLTLGEA from the coding sequence ATGGCCGAGGGGTATCTTGGCGGCGTGGAGATCCACGGCACCACCATCCTAGCTGTCCGGAAGGACGGGATCACCGCCTTGGCCGGGGACGGCCAGGTGACCTTCGGCCAGACCGTGCTCAAGCGCGCTGCGGTGAAGGTGCGGCGGCTCGAGGTGGGGGAAGGCGTCCTGGTGGGCTTCGCTGGCGGGGTGGCGGACGCCTTGGCCCTCTTGGAGCGCTTTGAGGAGAAGCTCAGGGAGGCCAAGGGGTCCCTCCTGAAGGGGGCGGTGGAAACCGCCAAGCTTTGGCGCACGGACCGGGTCCTCCGTCACCTCCAGGCCATGATCGTGGCCGCCGACCGGGAGACCATGGTCCTCCTTTCGGGAAGCGGCGAGGTCATCACCCCAGAGGAGCCCCTTTTGGCGGTGGGCTCAGGGGGGCCCTACGCCCTGGCCGCCGCCAAGGCCCTTTACCGCCACTCGGGCCTTTCCGCTAGGGAGATCGCTGAGGAGGCGCTCAAAATCGCCGCCGAGGTGGACCTCTACACCTCGGGCCAGGTGACGGTGCTTACGTTGGGGGAAGCATGA
- a CDS encoding vWA domain-containing protein, whose product MKAIRYSRYEGSLDELSPEEILGLLEDFLLDSGFSDPFQRYDPDPNRKPTLEDLYDALLEALLKNELVPEDWLREARFANRKEETRLYQAIQRMIQRLQEAGYLRLPSQDPTNPAQGGHLGEAGETRLELTEKASDFLGLKSLRELLGALGRNPPGLHPTPHHAPGVEKTGETKPWAWGDPLELNVPETLKKVAAKGLEALSHEDLVIDLAEYTASMSTVVLLDCSHSMILYGEDRFTPAKKVALALAHLIRTQYPGDRVRFVLFHDTAEEIPLAKLPLAQVGPYHTNTKAGLELARTLLRKMGGEMKQIILITDGKPSALTLPSGEIYKNAWGLDPLILAETLKEATLARREGIPIHTFMLAREPELLAFVKKLSQITRGKAYLTSPRNIGKYLLLDFLNKKVRAN is encoded by the coding sequence ATGAAGGCCATCCGGTATAGCCGCTACGAGGGGAGCCTGGACGAGCTCTCCCCCGAGGAGATCCTGGGCCTCCTGGAAGACTTCCTCCTGGACTCGGGCTTCTCCGACCCCTTCCAGCGCTACGACCCCGACCCGAACCGGAAGCCCACCCTGGAGGACCTTTACGATGCCCTCCTCGAGGCCCTCCTCAAAAACGAGCTCGTCCCCGAGGACTGGCTAAGGGAGGCCCGCTTCGCAAACCGCAAGGAGGAAACCCGGCTTTACCAGGCCATCCAAAGGATGATCCAGCGCCTCCAGGAAGCGGGCTACCTCCGCCTACCCAGCCAGGACCCCACCAACCCCGCCCAGGGAGGCCATTTGGGGGAAGCAGGGGAAACCCGCCTGGAGCTCACGGAAAAGGCCTCGGACTTCCTGGGGCTCAAAAGCCTCCGGGAACTCCTCGGGGCCCTGGGCCGCAACCCCCCAGGCCTCCACCCCACCCCCCACCACGCCCCCGGGGTGGAAAAGACCGGGGAAACCAAGCCCTGGGCCTGGGGCGACCCCCTGGAGCTCAACGTCCCGGAAACCCTGAAGAAAGTGGCCGCTAAGGGACTAGAAGCCCTGAGCCACGAGGACCTGGTGATAGACCTGGCAGAGTACACCGCCAGCATGAGCACCGTGGTCCTCCTGGACTGCTCCCACTCCATGATCCTCTACGGCGAGGACCGCTTCACCCCCGCCAAGAAGGTGGCCCTGGCCCTGGCCCACCTCATCCGCACCCAGTACCCCGGGGACCGGGTGCGCTTCGTCCTCTTCCACGACACCGCCGAAGAAATCCCCCTGGCCAAGCTCCCCCTGGCCCAGGTGGGCCCCTACCACACCAACACCAAGGCGGGGCTAGAGCTCGCCCGCACCCTCCTCCGGAAGATGGGCGGGGAGATGAAGCAAATCATCCTCATCACCGACGGCAAGCCCTCAGCCCTCACCCTCCCCAGCGGGGAGATCTACAAAAACGCCTGGGGCCTGGACCCCCTGATCCTGGCGGAAACCCTCAAGGAGGCCACCCTGGCCCGGCGGGAAGGCATCCCCATCCACACCTTCATGCTGGCCCGGGAGCCCGAGCTTCTCGCCTTCGTGAAAAAGCTTTCCCAGATCACCCGGGGCAAGGCCTACCTCACAAGCCCCAGAAACATCGGCAAATACCTGCTCCTGGACTTCCTGAACAAAAAGGTGCGGGCAAACTAA
- a CDS encoding HEPN domain-containing protein, producing MNRAREGLEQARYNLRHARGSLDLGDYAWACFAAQQAAEAALKGLHLSRGQVAWGHAILDLLADLPSGIRVPEGLWEAAKILDKYYIPTRYPDAHPAGPAARHYTLSEAVEAVRLAEDFLAFVEAHL from the coding sequence GTGAACCGGGCCAGGGAAGGGCTGGAGCAGGCCCGCTACAACCTGCGCCACGCCCGGGGGAGCCTGGACCTAGGGGATTATGCCTGGGCTTGCTTCGCTGCGCAACAGGCAGCGGAGGCGGCCCTCAAAGGGCTCCATCTCTCCCGGGGCCAGGTGGCCTGGGGGCACGCTATCCTAGACCTCTTGGCGGACCTCCCCTCCGGCATCCGTGTGCCCGAGGGCTTGTGGGAGGCCGCCAAGATTCTGGACAAGTACTACATTCCCACGCGCTATCCCGACGCCCACCCGGCCGGGCCTGCGGCCAGGCACTACACCCTTTCGGAAGCGGTGGAAGCGGTTCGGCTTGCGGAGGATTTTTTGGCGTTTGTGGAGGCGCACCTGTGA
- the pyrF gene encoding orotidine-5'-phosphate decarboxylase — protein sequence MDFLSALERPPLVLGVDPRPNLHGPKPLVHLRRYALELFEALAESLAAVKFQLAFFEALGPEGMALLFELASAARVMGLPVLFDGKRGDIGSTAEAYAEAYLGRFPGSALTVNPYLGLDALTPFFREAKQSGGAVFVLVKTSNPGSGFLQDLPVEGKPLYLHLAEALAREGEALREGPWSRVGMVVGATYPEAVRAVREVAPSAPLLLPGVGVQGGRPLKGKGLLLAASRALFYPGGRPDLEGAKEAAKELLSALVE from the coding sequence GTGGACTTCCTCTCGGCCTTAGAGCGCCCTCCCTTGGTCCTGGGCGTGGACCCCAGGCCAAACCTTCACGGGCCCAAGCCCCTTGTCCACCTGCGGCGCTACGCCCTGGAGCTCTTTGAGGCCCTGGCGGAAAGCCTTGCCGCGGTGAAGTTCCAGCTGGCCTTCTTTGAGGCCTTGGGCCCTGAGGGGATGGCGCTCCTCTTTGAGCTGGCCAGCGCCGCCCGGGTCATGGGCCTGCCCGTCCTCTTTGACGGGAAGCGGGGGGATATCGGCTCCACGGCGGAGGCCTATGCGGAGGCGTACCTGGGCCGCTTTCCCGGTAGCGCCCTCACCGTAAACCCCTACCTGGGCCTGGACGCCCTCACCCCCTTTTTCCGGGAAGCTAAACAAAGCGGCGGTGCGGTGTTCGTCCTGGTGAAGACCTCCAACCCAGGCTCGGGCTTCCTCCAGGACCTTCCCGTGGAGGGAAAGCCCCTTTACCTCCACCTGGCGGAGGCTTTGGCCCGGGAAGGGGAGGCCCTGCGGGAAGGCCCTTGGAGCCGCGTGGGGATGGTGGTGGGGGCCACCTATCCCGAGGCCGTGCGGGCGGTGCGGGAAGTGGCCCCTTCCGCCCCCTTGCTCCTCCCCGGGGTGGGGGTCCAAGGGGGAAGGCCCCTAAAGGGGAAGGGCCTCCTCCTCGCCGCAAGCCGGGCCCTCTTTTATCCCGGGGGGAGGCCAGACCTGGAAGGAGCCAAGGAGGCGGCCAAGGAGCTCCTTTCCGCTTTGGTAGAGTAG
- a CDS encoding nucleotidyltransferase domain-containing protein — protein sequence MTRIFPFDREARMEALKRAAQALGERPEVLAVVLFGSLARGEATAMSDADLFLLLSQSPLPFPERLVRYRPEGLRGVEVFPYTWEEALRGAREGYGPVLAALREGKPLWEREGAWRRFGEAAKALSPFA from the coding sequence GTGACGCGGATCTTTCCCTTTGACCGAGAGGCCCGCATGGAAGCCTTGAAAAGGGCCGCCCAAGCCTTGGGGGAGCGGCCCGAGGTTCTGGCGGTGGTCCTTTTCGGTTCCCTGGCCCGGGGCGAGGCCACCGCCATGAGCGATGCCGACCTTTTCCTCCTCCTGTCCCAAAGTCCCCTCCCTTTCCCGGAGCGCCTGGTGCGCTACCGCCCAGAAGGGCTTAGGGGCGTGGAGGTCTTCCCCTACACCTGGGAGGAGGCCCTGCGGGGCGCCCGGGAAGGGTACGGGCCGGTGTTGGCTGCGCTTAGGGAGGGAAAGCCCCTTTGGGAGCGGGAGGGGGCTTGGAGGCGATTTGGGGAGGCGGCCAAGGCCCTTTCCCCCTTTGCCTAA
- a CDS encoding sigma 54-interacting transcriptional regulator yields MKAKTLGELKRTYPLEKLRRTVKEEARENLREKLRRGERLFPGIHGYEDTVIPALVQAILAKQNFILLGTRGQAKSRILRSLISLLDEEIPALPTELRDNPLSPISPEGKRLLEEAGDEAPIVWVTREERYVEKLATPDTTVADLLGDMDPIKAARRGTGMADLESIHYGLLPRANRGIFAVNELADLAPKVQVALFNILEEGDIQIRGYPIRLPLDVWLVFTANPQDYTARGRIVTPLKDRIGSEIRTHYPKSLEEGARISAQEAYVPEEVEVPEWVRLSVEAVAFAAREDRRVDQTAGVSQRLSISLLEVVAASAERRALLQGIRPVARPLDLYQGLPAITGKLELEYEGELQGAERVAKEIVQRAFGLVLPRYRLKTDAIVAYFEEGNLLTLPEGDLEGALAALAGVPGLWEAARTLAGGDTPELLLSAGEFILEGLVGRRKLARGEASYQAAERARSYGN; encoded by the coding sequence GTGAAGGCCAAGACCCTAGGCGAGCTGAAGCGCACCTACCCCCTGGAAAAGCTCAGGCGCACGGTGAAGGAGGAGGCCCGGGAAAACCTCCGGGAAAAGCTTAGGCGTGGGGAGAGGCTCTTCCCCGGCATCCACGGCTACGAGGACACGGTGATCCCCGCCCTGGTCCAGGCCATCCTGGCCAAGCAGAACTTCATCCTCCTGGGCACCCGGGGCCAGGCGAAAAGCCGCATCCTGCGAAGCCTGATTTCCCTCCTAGACGAGGAGATCCCCGCCCTGCCCACCGAGCTAAGGGATAACCCCCTTTCCCCCATCTCCCCCGAGGGGAAGAGGCTTTTGGAGGAGGCGGGGGACGAGGCCCCCATCGTCTGGGTCACTCGGGAGGAAAGGTACGTGGAAAAGCTCGCCACCCCCGACACCACCGTGGCCGACCTCCTGGGGGACATGGACCCCATCAAGGCGGCGAGGCGGGGCACGGGGATGGCGGACCTGGAGAGCATCCACTATGGCCTCCTTCCCCGGGCCAACCGGGGTATCTTCGCCGTGAACGAGCTGGCCGACCTGGCGCCCAAGGTGCAGGTGGCCCTTTTTAACATCCTCGAGGAGGGCGACATCCAGATCCGGGGCTACCCCATCCGCCTCCCCCTGGACGTCTGGCTCGTCTTCACCGCCAACCCCCAGGACTACACCGCCCGGGGCCGCATCGTCACGCCCCTTAAAGACCGCATTGGGAGCGAGATCCGCACCCACTACCCCAAGAGCCTGGAGGAAGGGGCGAGGATCAGCGCCCAGGAGGCCTACGTCCCCGAGGAGGTGGAGGTGCCCGAGTGGGTGCGGCTTTCCGTGGAGGCGGTGGCCTTCGCCGCCCGGGAGGACCGCCGGGTGGACCAGACGGCGGGGGTTTCCCAGCGCCTTTCCATCAGCCTCCTGGAGGTGGTGGCGGCCAGCGCCGAAAGGCGGGCCCTCCTCCAGGGCATCCGGCCCGTGGCCCGGCCTTTAGACCTCTACCAGGGGCTTCCCGCCATCACGGGGAAGCTGGAGTTGGAGTACGAGGGGGAGCTCCAGGGGGCGGAACGGGTGGCCAAGGAGATCGTCCAAAGGGCCTTCGGCCTTGTGCTCCCCCGCTACCGCCTGAAGACCGATGCCATCGTGGCCTATTTTGAAGAGGGCAACCTCCTCACCCTGCCCGAAGGGGACCTGGAAGGGGCCTTGGCCGCCTTAGCCGGGGTGCCGGGGCTATGGGAGGCGGCCCGGACCCTGGCGGGAGGGGACACCCCCGAGCTCCTCCTTTCCGCCGGGGAGTTCATCCTGGAGGGCCTTGTGGGCCGCAGGAAGCTCGCCCGGGGAGAGGCGAGCTACCAAGCGGCGGAAAGGGCGCGAAGCTATGGCAACTGA
- a CDS encoding ATP-dependent protease ATPase subunit HslU → MNLTPAEIVRELSKHIVGQEAAKRAVAVALRNRYRRKKLPPEIAREVTPKNILMIGPTGVGKTEIARRLARLAGAPFVKVEATKFTEVGYVGRDVDSIVRDLAEASYQLVLEEMKKKVEERALAFAEEELATLLRVSLAEVRSGRWDSHVVEVQVEEEATLPFMGVLGGEGFGGMGEMLKGLLPKRPVRKRMTVREAREVLKNQHAERLIDKEELKEEARRRAQEDGIVFIDEIDKVARREGAVGPDISGEGVQRDLLPIVEGTVVSTRIGPISTEHVLFIAAGAFHVAKPSDLIPELQGRFPIRVELSPLGPEEFFRILKEPENSLIRQYTELLKADGTELVFHEDALWAIAEAAHRANQELEDIGARRLATVLERVLDEVSFQTDLGRVEITRAYVEKRLEEVFASPDLTRFVL, encoded by the coding sequence ATGAACCTCACGCCGGCGGAAATCGTCAGGGAGCTTTCCAAGCACATCGTGGGCCAGGAAGCGGCCAAGCGGGCGGTGGCCGTGGCCCTGAGGAACCGGTACCGCAGGAAAAAGCTCCCCCCGGAGATCGCCCGGGAGGTGACGCCCAAAAACATCCTCATGATCGGGCCCACCGGGGTGGGGAAGACGGAGATCGCCCGCCGCCTCGCCCGCCTGGCGGGGGCTCCCTTCGTCAAGGTGGAGGCCACCAAGTTCACCGAGGTGGGCTACGTGGGCCGGGACGTGGACTCCATCGTGCGGGACCTGGCGGAGGCCAGCTACCAGCTCGTGCTGGAGGAGATGAAGAAGAAGGTGGAGGAAAGGGCCTTGGCCTTCGCCGAGGAAGAGCTCGCCACCCTCCTTAGGGTTTCCCTCGCCGAGGTCCGCTCGGGGCGCTGGGATTCCCACGTGGTGGAGGTACAGGTGGAGGAGGAGGCTACCCTGCCCTTCATGGGGGTCCTGGGGGGCGAGGGGTTTGGGGGCATGGGGGAGATGCTTAAAGGGCTTCTCCCCAAGCGGCCCGTGCGCAAGCGCATGACGGTGCGGGAGGCCCGGGAGGTGCTTAAGAACCAGCACGCCGAGCGCCTCATTGACAAGGAAGAGCTCAAGGAGGAGGCCAGGCGCCGGGCCCAGGAGGACGGCATCGTCTTCATTGACGAGATAGACAAGGTGGCGCGGCGGGAAGGCGCTGTGGGCCCGGACATTTCGGGGGAGGGGGTACAGCGGGACCTTCTGCCCATCGTGGAGGGTACGGTGGTTTCCACCCGCATCGGCCCCATTTCAACAGAGCACGTGCTCTTCATTGCCGCCGGGGCCTTCCACGTGGCCAAGCCCTCGGACCTAATCCCCGAGCTCCAGGGGCGGTTTCCCATCCGGGTGGAGCTTTCCCCCTTGGGGCCGGAGGAATTTTTCCGCATCCTGAAGGAACCGGAAAACTCCCTTATCCGCCAGTACACCGAGCTCCTCAAGGCAGACGGCACCGAGCTCGTCTTCCACGAGGACGCCCTTTGGGCCATCGCGGAGGCAGCCCACCGGGCCAACCAGGAGCTCGAGGACATCGGGGCCCGGAGGCTCGCCACAGTTTTGGAAAGGGTACTGGATGAGGTAAGCTTTCAAACGGATCTCGGTCGGGTGGAGATCACCCGGGCCTACGTGGAAAAGCGGCTAGAGGAGGTCTTCGCCTCGCCCGATCTGACGCGGTTCGTGCTCTAG
- the pyrE gene encoding orotate phosphoribosyltransferase, whose protein sequence is MDVLDLYRRTGALLEGHFLLRSGVHSPRFLQSAALLQHPLYAEAVGEALGRLFEDEKVDFVIGPAIGGVILSFVVARALGARALFAEKDGQGGMTIRKGLTLNPGERFLAVEDVVTTGESVRKAIRAAEARGAVCVGVGAIVDRSGGQAAFGVPFRALVRLEVPQYPPEACPLCREGVPLEEV, encoded by the coding sequence ATGGACGTCCTGGACCTTTACCGGAGGACAGGGGCCCTTCTGGAAGGGCACTTCCTCCTGCGCTCAGGGGTACACTCCCCTCGGTTCCTGCAGTCGGCGGCCCTCCTCCAGCACCCCCTCTACGCCGAAGCGGTGGGGGAGGCCTTGGGCCGGCTCTTTGAGGACGAGAAGGTGGACTTCGTCATCGGCCCGGCCATCGGTGGGGTGATCCTCTCCTTCGTGGTGGCGCGGGCCTTGGGGGCCCGGGCCCTTTTCGCCGAGAAGGACGGCCAAGGGGGTATGACCATCCGCAAGGGGCTTACCCTGAACCCTGGGGAGCGCTTCCTGGCGGTGGAGGACGTGGTGACCACGGGGGAGAGCGTGCGGAAGGCCATCCGGGCGGCGGAGGCCCGGGGGGCGGTGTGCGTGGGGGTGGGAGCCATCGTGGACCGAAGCGGCGGCCAGGCGGCCTTTGGCGTCCCCTTCCGCGCCCTGGTCCGCCTCGAGGTGCCCCAGTACCCCCCCGAGGCCTGCCCCCTGTGCCGGGAGGGCGTTCCCCTAGAGGAGGTCTAG